The sequence below is a genomic window from Streptomyces sp. B21-105.
ATGTCGCCGATGCGATTGCCGACGACCGCCGCCTCGATGCCGGCCGCCAGGGCCCGATCGGCCGTCTCGATCAGCCGGACGTCCGCCGGGAGTGCCCTGCCCACGGTGAAGCTGACCGCCGAGTCGCCCGCCCAGCCGTCCAGCTGCGCGCCGAAGTCGAGCGAGACCAGGTCGCCGTCGCGCAGCCGGTAGCGGGTGGGGATGCCGTGCACGATCGCCTCGTTCACCGACGCGCAGAGCACCGCCGGGAACGGTGTGGGCGCGAACTCCGGGCGGTAGCCGAGGAACGGCGACGTGGCGCCCGCGGCCCGCAGCACGTCGTGGGCCAGCTCGTCCAGCTCCAGCAGGGAGACGCCCACGTCGGCTGCCTCCCGCACGGTCGTCAGGGCCCGGGCGACCACCTGGCCCGCCTCGTACATGGCGTCGATCGATGAGTCCGTCTTCAGTTCCACCATGCCAATTATTATACCGGTATTAGAATGGCGGCATGGTGCGTACCCCCCTCACCCCTGAAGAGCACGAGCGCGGCGAGCGGCTCGGCCGGCTGCTGCGCGAGGCGCGCGGCGGCCGGAGCATGGCCGAGATCGCGGCGAGCGCGGGAATCTCCGCCGAGACCCTCCGCAAGATCGAGACCGGCCGCGCGCCCACCCCGGCGTTCTTCACCGTCGCCGCGCTTTCCCGCGTGCTCGGCCTGTCGATGGACGAGCTCGCCGGGCTGTGCTCACCGGCGGTCGTGTGATCCACGGCCCGTCCCCGGCCCGGCGGCTCCCGCGGCCCGGCGGCCCTTGCGGGGGCGTCCCGCACCGCGTCCGCGTGCCCGGCGCGGCCTTGGTCAAGATTGCGCCAATGTCGCCGCCGCGTCCGCTTGGAAAACTGGCCGTAGCCGCGCTGTAACACGGCTGGTGTTTTCTACGACCCGGAGGGGGTTCCGGTCGGGCGGGAGACGAACGATGGCTGTGGAACAACTTCCGGGACGTGTGCGGGAGTTCGTGAGCTACCTGAACGCGCTGCTGGCGCGCCTCGACCAGGGCGCCGGCTGGTGCGCCGTCTTCTGGCAGCGCGACCCCGACGGCATGCGGGCCTGCCTCGACGGCCATGAGGTGCCGCCCTGGGACGTCGTGGAGGCGGTGTTCCAGGACCTCGCCGCCGCCTACGGCGCCGCGGCCGCCGCGCAGGAGACACCGCGGGCCCGATCGCTGCACGCCGCCGCGCTCGCCGCCCACGACGCCCGTCCCGGTGGCCGTGACGCCCTCGGGGACCGGCTCGACGTCATGCTCCGCGAGCAGCGCTACGCCGCCGAACGGCAGGCCGACCTGGGACGCAGACTCGCCTCGGCGGCCACCAGGGAGCAGGCCGACGCCCTCCGCCTGGACCTCGCCTGGGCCCACGACGACCATGAACGGGCCACCGCCCGGTGCGCCGAGCTCCGTCACCGGATGGCCGAGGCGGACCGCCTCCCGGCAGCCGGCGCGTCCCCGGGCCGAGCCGGCCCCTCGGTCGTCGCGCACGACACACAGCACGCGCGCGACACCACACGGCACGCGCGAGACGCACCGCACGCGCACGAGACGGGCCGAGCGCGCGACGCAAGGACGGCATACGACACGCGTACGGCATACGACACGCGCGATGCCGGTGCACCCGAGGCGGGGGTCACGCCCGACCCGGCAGCCGACCGCCGGCCCGACCCGGCAGGGGACGGCCGGACCGCACCGGACTTCGACCCGTGGCTCACACCGGACTCGGCCCGCGCCCCTGCCTACGGTCCCGCTCCGGTCCCCGCCCCCGGTCCCCCGGATCCCGCTCCCGTGCCCAAGCAGCGCAAGCGCCGCCGTGGCGGCGCTCGGTTCGCCGGCATGGCCGAGGAGGCCGACGTCGCCCCCCTCGCCGTCCCGCCCGCCGCTGCCCCCGCTCCCGGCCCGGCCGAACCCACGCCCGCGCCCGCGGCCCTCGCGCCCGCTCGCCGCACCCCGCGTGGCGCCCGCTTCGCCGGAGCGGCCGAGGCGCCGGCCGGGCCGTCGTCCGAGCCGCGGCGCGAGCCGCTGGACGCGACGTCCCGCGCGGAGACCGTCGAAGCGGTCCGGCGCCTGGTGCGCCTGCGGGCCGAAGGGCGCAGCGGCGAGGCGCACGCCCTGCTGGTCGAGCTCGCCGCGCTGCCCGCCGCCCGCATCCCGCTGCTCGCGGCCGAGCTTCAGCGGGCCGGCCTCACCGCGGACTGGACCACCCTGCTGTGGGAGGCCGCCTCCCTCCCCGCCGAGCGGCTGGTCGCCGCGGCCGACGCGCTGGTCGCGGTGGGGCGCACCGCCGACGGCGAGCAGATCCTGCGGCAGGGGGTGGCCCGGCCGGCCGACGACATCGGGCAGGACGTCCTCGGCCTGGTCCGGGACGGCCGACGGCGCGAGGCCCGCGCGCTGCTCGACGCCTACGTCCGCGTCCGCACCCCCGAGGAGGCCGCCCGCAGCGCCGCGCCGGACCCGCAGACCCTCGTCCCGCTGCTGCTCGAGGCCGCCCGGGCCGCCTCGGAGAAACATCACTGGGACCTGGTGCACGCCCTGCGGGTGGCCGGATTCACCGCTTGACGGGCCGCTCCCGTTGCGCCGAACGCGCCGCGACTCACCCACAGGGGTGTGAAACGCGATCGACTCCGCGGGTTGACGACGATGGTCTTGGCAAGGCCGTCAAGGAGGCTTACGTTCGTCCCTCTACGACCTTCGTCTACGGGTGTAGAGGCTCTGACGTCCCGTCGAAGGAGCAGCTCATGGCCAACGTCGTACGTGCCGCACTGGTCCAGGCCACCTGGACCGGCGACACCGAGTCCATGGTGGCGAAACACGAGGAGCACGCCCGTGAGGCGGCCCGCCGGGGCGCGAAGATCATCGGGTTCCAGGAGGTGTTCAACGCCCCCTACTTCTGCCAGGTCCAGGAACCGGAGCACTACCGCTGGGCGGAGCCGGTCCCGGACGGACCGACCGTGCGCCGTATGCAGGACCTGGCCCGAGAGACGGGCATGGTGATCGTCGTGCCGGTCTTCGAGGTCGAGCAGTCCGGTTTCTACTACAACACCGCCGCCGTGATCGACGCCGACGGCTCCTACCTCGGCAAGTACCGCAAGCACCACATCCCGCAGGTGAAGGGTTTCTGGGAGAAGTACTACTTCCGGCCGGGAAACATCGGCTGGCCCGTTTTCGAAACGGCAGTCGGCCGGGTCGGCGTGTACATCTGTTACGACCGCCATTTCCCCGAGGGCTGGCGGCAGCTGGGCCTGGGGGGCGCGCAGCTGGTCTACAACCCGTCCGCCACCCACCGCGGCCTCTCCGCCCACCTGTGGCAGCTGGAGCAGCCCGCGGCCGCCGTAGCCAACGAGTACTTCGTCGCCGCGATCAACCGGGTCGGCGTCGAGGAGTACGGGGACAACGACTTCTACGGGACGTCGTACTTCGTCGACCCGCGCGGCAAGTTCGTCGGCGACGTCGCGAGCGACAAGGACGAGGAACTCGTGGTGCGCGACCTCGACTTCGACCTCGTCGAGGAGGTCCGGCAG
It includes:
- a CDS encoding nitrilase-related carbon-nitrogen hydrolase, which gives rise to MANVVRAALVQATWTGDTESMVAKHEEHAREAARRGAKIIGFQEVFNAPYFCQVQEPEHYRWAEPVPDGPTVRRMQDLARETGMVIVVPVFEVEQSGFYYNTAAVIDADGSYLGKYRKHHIPQVKGFWEKYYFRPGNIGWPVFETAVGRVGVYICYDRHFPEGWRQLGLGGAQLVYNPSATHRGLSAHLWQLEQPAAAVANEYFVAAINRVGVEEYGDNDFYGTSYFVDPRGKFVGDVASDKDEELVVRDLDFDLVEEVRQQWAFYRDRRPDAYEGLVQP
- the map gene encoding type I methionyl aminopeptidase, which translates into the protein MVELKTDSSIDAMYEAGQVVARALTTVREAADVGVSLLELDELAHDVLRAAGATSPFLGYRPEFAPTPFPAVLCASVNEAIVHGIPTRYRLRDGDLVSLDFGAQLDGWAGDSAVSFTVGRALPADVRLIETADRALAAGIEAAVVGNRIGDIAHAIGTVCRAAGYGIPDGFGGHGIGRHMHEDPAVPNEGRPGRGLPLRHGMVIAIEPMLIAGGTDGYHAAPDGWTLRTNDGSRAAHAEHTVAITNSGPRVLTARR
- a CDS encoding helix-turn-helix domain-containing protein codes for the protein MVRTPLTPEEHERGERLGRLLREARGGRSMAEIAASAGISAETLRKIETGRAPTPAFFTVAALSRVLGLSMDELAGLCSPAVV